A single Deltaproteobacteria bacterium DNA region contains:
- a CDS encoding DUF362 domain-containing protein, producing MADVLFRKVDGPQGQYPSHLSSLLNELKNPFKRGDSVGIKLHWGERGNRSFLSPVYAKEIAQWLINQGAKPYVFDTTALYSGGRRTGSDSLKTAEEHGYTAKYLECPIVIADGLDGRDVMDIPADFKHFKTVQVASVVENTDGFVIFSHFKGHMAAFFGGAIKNISMGFASRAQKQRMHSDARPSIKKDKCTRCALCVEVCPTGAAQFADDGYPTYNLETCIGCAQCIALCPEMALRILWNTDDTVFQEKLIETAAAVWKRIKDRTVVINALLNITVECDCLPGDNPQMFNDLGFIGGYNPVAVDAESLKLIGSEPFEKAHPNIPWQRQFEYARETGFYTNAT from the coding sequence ATGGCCGACGTTCTATTTCGAAAAGTTGACGGTCCACAGGGTCAATACCCATCGCATCTATCTTCATTGTTAAATGAATTAAAAAATCCTTTCAAAAGAGGGGATTCTGTAGGAATAAAACTTCACTGGGGTGAGAGAGGTAATCGCAGCTTTTTATCTCCGGTATATGCTAAAGAAATTGCACAGTGGCTCATTAATCAGGGTGCAAAACCGTATGTATTCGATACTACGGCACTCTATTCGGGAGGTCGTCGCACGGGAAGCGATTCATTAAAAACTGCGGAAGAACATGGCTATACAGCAAAATATCTCGAATGCCCGATTGTAATCGCCGACGGTTTGGATGGTCGAGACGTTATGGATATACCCGCCGATTTCAAGCATTTCAAAACAGTTCAAGTTGCTTCTGTTGTTGAAAATACTGATGGATTCGTTATTTTTTCTCATTTCAAAGGGCATATGGCAGCCTTTTTCGGTGGCGCCATTAAAAATATTTCCATGGGTTTTGCGTCCCGCGCGCAGAAACAGCGCATGCATTCGGACGCACGCCCATCGATCAAAAAGGACAAATGTACACGCTGCGCCTTATGCGTTGAGGTTTGCCCGACAGGTGCGGCGCAGTTTGCCGATGATGGTTATCCCACGTATAACCTTGAAACATGTATTGGCTGTGCGCAATGTATTGCCCTCTGCCCGGAAATGGCCCTGAGGATTTTGTGGAATACGGACGATACTGTTTTTCAGGAGAAATTGATCGAGACGGCAGCGGCAGTATGGAAGCGCATTAAAGACAGAACAGTGGTGATAAATGCACTTCTCAACATAACCGTAGAGTGTGATTGTTTGCCGGGAGATAATCCTCAAATGTTCAATGATTTAGGTTTTATTGGCGGATACAATCCGGTAGCGGTTGACGCAGAATCTCTGAAGCTTATCGGCAGTGAACCATTCGAAAAAGCTCATCCAAATATTCCCTGGCAAAGACAATTTGAATACGCGAGGGAAACGGGTTTTTATACTAACGCCACGTGA
- a CDS encoding ATP-dependent helicase, whose product MIEYKNELNHEQLCVVMEDSGPILVIAGAGSGKTRTLTYRVARLIESGINPERILLATFTNKAARTMLSRVKALTDVNINYMWGGTFHHIAHRILRADSHHLGYERNFSILDSEDSKQLINTCISEIGINTKTDKFPRADVLRDVISYSFNTESPLEEGVKWKYPYFYNCLEGIMRVATHYQIRKKTLNVMDFDDLLINCKNLLMDFPDILMKYAEKFSNILVDEYQDTNSVQAKIVDLLASNHGNLMAVGDDSQSIYAFRGANFANIIMFPEKYPKCKVFKLETNYRSTPEILHLANMSIVNNDKQYQKTLRSVRKTGIRPILIPARDVLQQANFVAQRMLELIREGIPVNEIAVLYRAHYHSMELQMEMVRRGIPFEIRSGIRFFEQAHIKDVTAYMRIALNPFDELAWKRVLGLYSKIGKVTAEKLWKFLLSQKSPLEAALSDDFLKSVTKAARQGLIQCRHTLGKLINSLPDASPSRIIEIVLESGYRDYLQERYTDAASREDDLDQLSHFSTRFYSLDDFLSELSLMTNMDETNETELDDINGDKVILSTIHQAKGLEWSVVLMIWCADGMMPLARALKDPGGEEEERRLFYVATTRAKDQLYLCYPLMSYARGMGNVNHIPSRFIRELSPSSQYTKSCPYDHWIVDEDRSY is encoded by the coding sequence ATGATTGAATACAAAAACGAACTTAACCATGAACAACTTTGTGTTGTGATGGAGGATAGCGGCCCCATTCTTGTCATTGCCGGCGCCGGCAGCGGTAAGACGCGTACACTGACCTACCGGGTAGCACGGTTAATAGAGTCGGGGATTAATCCCGAAAGGATTCTGCTGGCAACCTTCACCAACAAAGCTGCACGAACAATGCTTTCCCGAGTGAAGGCTCTGACAGATGTAAATATCAACTATATGTGGGGCGGGACGTTTCATCATATTGCTCATCGTATTCTCAGAGCAGATTCACATCACCTGGGCTATGAACGGAACTTTTCCATTTTAGACAGCGAAGATTCAAAGCAATTGATCAATACATGTATCTCCGAGATAGGGATAAACACCAAAACTGATAAGTTTCCAAGAGCGGATGTACTAAGAGACGTCATCAGTTATTCTTTTAATACAGAATCTCCGCTCGAAGAAGGTGTAAAATGGAAATACCCATATTTCTATAATTGTCTTGAAGGAATAATGCGGGTAGCAACCCATTACCAGATCCGAAAAAAGACATTAAACGTAATGGATTTTGATGATCTTCTCATCAACTGTAAAAACCTTCTTATGGATTTTCCCGATATATTAATGAAATATGCGGAGAAGTTTTCCAATATCCTTGTTGATGAATATCAGGATACAAATAGTGTTCAGGCAAAAATAGTGGATCTTTTGGCCTCAAACCACGGAAACCTTATGGCAGTCGGAGATGATTCACAGAGTATATATGCTTTCAGAGGCGCCAATTTTGCAAATATAATCATGTTTCCGGAGAAATATCCCAAGTGTAAGGTTTTCAAGCTTGAGACTAACTACCGCAGCACACCGGAAATCTTACATCTTGCAAATATGAGTATCGTCAATAATGATAAACAGTATCAAAAAACTCTCAGGTCGGTGAGAAAAACAGGTATACGGCCAATTCTCATACCGGCAAGAGACGTTCTACAGCAGGCCAATTTTGTTGCGCAGAGGATGCTTGAGTTGATACGGGAAGGTATACCCGTAAATGAAATCGCTGTCCTGTATCGAGCTCATTATCATTCCATGGAACTTCAAATGGAAATGGTGCGCAGAGGAATCCCTTTTGAAATCCGTTCCGGCATCCGTTTTTTTGAACAGGCCCATATTAAGGATGTAACAGCCTATATGAGGATTGCCCTGAATCCTTTTGATGAACTTGCGTGGAAGAGGGTACTCGGACTTTATAGTAAGATCGGAAAAGTGACGGCTGAAAAATTATGGAAGTTTCTACTTTCGCAGAAAAGCCCCCTCGAAGCCGCGCTGAGTGATGATTTTCTGAAGAGTGTAACGAAAGCGGCCAGGCAGGGTCTCATACAGTGCCGGCATACACTGGGAAAGCTTATAAATTCTTTGCCTGACGCAAGTCCATCGAGGATTATAGAAATTGTTCTGGAGAGCGGTTACCGTGATTATTTACAGGAACGATATACCGACGCTGCATCAAGGGAAGATGACCTTGATCAACTTTCACATTTTTCTACGCGCTTTTATTCTTTAGATGATTTTTTAAGTGAACTGTCACTGATGACGAATATGGACGAAACAAATGAAACTGAACTGGATGACATAAATGGAGACAAGGTCATCCTCAGTACAATCCATCAGGCCAAAGGGCTCGAATGGTCGGTCGTATTGATGATATGGTGTGCAGACGGAATGATGCCGCTGGCGCGCGCCCTGAAAGACCCGGGTGGTGAGGAGGAGGAACGAAGGCTCTTTTATGTTGCGACAACCAGGGCAAAAGATCAGCTTTATCTCTGCTACCCTTTAATGAGTTATGCAAGGGGGATGGGTAATGTAAACCACATCCCCTCCAGATTTATCAGGGAACTGTCCCCGTCATCACAATATACGAAATCCTGTCCATATGATCACTGGATTGTCGACGAAGACAGAAGTTATTAA
- a CDS encoding histone-lysine N-methyltransferase, whose protein sequence is MARWNKERRVLEHEHSKFWQLNIQDVEEPNLQKSVFPYDEVSRIDFDHKIIPINPAEDIFITDTTFRDGQQARPPYTVKQIVDLYALMGRLGGVNGVIRQSEFFLYSKKDREAVTKCLELGIKYPEITGWIRAQKDDIKLVKETGLKETGILTSVSDYHIFLKMNTTRKKIFNEYMDIVKAILDEGIIPRCHFEDITRAEIYGFCIPFASELMKLREESGIDIKIRLCDTMGYGVTYPGASLPRSVDKLIRAFIDEGGVPGHLLEWHGHNDFHKALINATTAWLYGCSGANGTLLGLGERTGNSPIEGLIIEYIGLKGTNNGIDTTIITDIADYFENEIVTKIPANYPFVGSEFNITRAGIHADGLIKNEEIYNIFDTTKILKRPIVTMITDKSGKAGIAHWINTRLSSKGENIIDKRHPGVSKIHKWVMEQYESGRVTGISPEELERMVRKYLPELFMSDLDKIKYMATQAALNVVKQVIDHPVMKTMKPELQEPIMQQTIEENPSIQFAYVVDMNGKKTTKNITNIADRAKYENYGVGTDQSDREWFIKPLQTGKMHVTNFYISKMTGALCITVSTPIVDDNDEMVGIFGVDIKFEDWVKRVEDIAEATQIALREEYETKAKSDRWV, encoded by the coding sequence ATGGCACGATGGAATAAAGAAAGAAGAGTTCTGGAACACGAACATTCCAAATTTTGGCAATTAAATATTCAGGATGTGGAGGAGCCAAATTTACAGAAGAGTGTTTTTCCCTATGATGAGGTAAGCAGGATTGACTTCGACCACAAAATCATCCCAATTAACCCGGCTGAAGATATATTTATCACAGATACAACATTCAGGGATGGGCAACAGGCACGGCCACCGTATACAGTCAAGCAGATTGTTGATCTCTATGCCCTGATGGGCAGGTTAGGCGGTGTAAATGGCGTCATCAGACAGTCAGAATTCTTCCTCTACAGCAAAAAAGACAGGGAAGCGGTGACGAAATGTCTTGAACTAGGCATAAAATACCCCGAAATTACCGGCTGGATACGGGCCCAAAAAGACGATATCAAACTGGTAAAGGAAACAGGATTGAAGGAAACAGGCATATTAACATCTGTTTCTGATTACCATATTTTTCTCAAAATGAATACGACCAGAAAGAAAATATTCAATGAATACATGGATATTGTAAAAGCCATTCTTGATGAAGGCATTATCCCCCGGTGTCACTTCGAAGATATTACACGGGCAGAGATCTATGGATTTTGCATCCCCTTTGCCAGTGAACTCATGAAGCTGCGTGAAGAAAGCGGAATCGATATCAAAATCAGGCTTTGTGATACTATGGGTTACGGCGTGACCTATCCGGGTGCATCACTGCCTCGCAGTGTCGATAAGTTAATCAGGGCTTTTATCGATGAGGGAGGTGTTCCCGGTCATCTTCTTGAATGGCACGGCCATAACGATTTTCACAAGGCGCTGATTAATGCTACGACGGCCTGGCTTTATGGGTGCAGTGGAGCAAACGGAACATTGCTGGGACTGGGAGAGCGGACGGGAAATTCCCCCATAGAGGGTCTTATCATCGAGTATATAGGACTAAAAGGTACGAACAATGGAATCGATACTACTATTATTACCGATATCGCCGATTATTTTGAAAATGAAATAGTTACAAAAATTCCTGCCAATTATCCCTTTGTCGGTTCTGAATTCAATATAACAAGGGCCGGTATTCACGCTGATGGTCTGATAAAAAACGAAGAGATTTATAATATCTTCGATACAACCAAGATATTGAAGAGACCCATCGTGACCATGATTACCGATAAATCAGGAAAAGCCGGTATTGCTCACTGGATTAATACACGTCTGAGTTCAAAAGGTGAAAACATAATTGATAAAAGGCACCCCGGTGTTTCAAAAATCCACAAATGGGTTATGGAACAATACGAATCCGGCAGGGTAACCGGTATATCCCCCGAAGAACTTGAAAGAATGGTTCGCAAATATCTCCCGGAACTCTTCATGTCCGATCTGGATAAAATCAAGTACATGGCGACTCAGGCCGCATTGAATGTCGTCAAGCAGGTGATCGACCACCCCGTGATGAAGACAATGAAACCGGAACTTCAGGAACCGATTATGCAGCAGACCATTGAAGAAAATCCTTCTATCCAGTTTGCCTATGTTGTTGATATGAATGGTAAAAAGACAACAAAGAACATAACCAATATTGCGGACAGGGCAAAATACGAAAACTACGGTGTGGGAACGGATCAGTCAGATAGAGAGTGGTTTATCAAACCGCTGCAGACAGGAAAGATGCATGTGACCAATTTTTATATATCAAAGATGACGGGGGCGCTTTGTATTACTGTGTCTACTCCTATTGTTGATGATAATGACGAAATGGTCGGCATCTTCGGTGTGGATATAAAGTTTGAAGACTGGGTAAAAAGGGTCGAAGACATTGCGGAAGCTACTCAAATAGCCCTCAGAGAAGAATATGAGACGAAAGCAAAATCAGACCGCTGGGTTTAA
- a CDS encoding mechanosensitive ion channel family protein, which produces MIADIIMIKKLVLPLVFIAGGFLIGIIFEKIILRKIKKITQKTKWEGDDIVIKALHGTTTLLFLAAGIYWALEVSEISPQMLNLLHKVILVIVIFSITVILSRIAVGFVNLYSGKAGGAFLATSMFTNLTSVLVYIIGILIILQSLGISITPILTALGVGGLAVALALQDTLSNLFAGIHVIASGQIKPGHYLKLSSSEEGYVTDITWRYTTIRALQNNTIIVPNSKLATAIVTNYNMPDEEISTSVEVGVSYDSDLEKVERVTIEVAREIMREAEGGVPSFEPSVRYFRFGDSSINFNVSLRVKEFVDQYAIRHELIKRLHKRYRIEGIDIPYPVRTIYMKDKV; this is translated from the coding sequence ATGATCGCTGATATTATAATGATCAAAAAGTTAGTTCTGCCGCTGGTTTTTATTGCTGGTGGATTTCTCATTGGGATCATATTTGAAAAAATCATCCTCAGAAAAATTAAAAAAATAACTCAAAAAACAAAATGGGAAGGCGATGATATAGTTATTAAGGCGCTTCACGGAACGACTACGCTCCTGTTTCTTGCGGCCGGTATTTACTGGGCGTTGGAGGTTTCGGAGATTAGCCCGCAAATGTTAAATCTTCTTCATAAAGTTATCTTGGTCATTGTTATTTTTTCCATTACAGTAATTTTGTCCAGGATCGCCGTAGGTTTTGTCAATCTCTACAGCGGGAAGGCCGGCGGGGCTTTCCTTGCCACTTCAATGTTTACGAACCTGACAAGCGTCCTGGTTTATATCATCGGTATTCTCATCATTCTTCAGTCTTTAGGAATTTCTATTACACCGATACTTACCGCACTGGGAGTCGGGGGTTTGGCCGTCGCCCTTGCTCTTCAGGACACTCTTTCCAATTTATTTGCCGGCATTCATGTCATTGCTTCCGGGCAAATAAAGCCGGGGCATTATTTAAAGCTGAGCAGTAGCGAAGAGGGTTATGTTACTGATATTACATGGCGATATACTACCATTCGCGCTTTGCAAAATAACACAATCATTGTTCCCAACTCTAAATTGGCGACGGCAATTGTTACAAACTATAACATGCCGGATGAAGAAATATCGACGTCTGTGGAAGTGGGCGTGAGCTATGATAGTGACCTTGAGAAGGTTGAAAGAGTAACGATTGAGGTGGCCAGAGAAATCATGAGAGAAGCTGAAGGGGGTGTCCCGAGCTTTGAACCCTCGGTTCGCTACTTCAGATTCGGAGATTCAAGCATTAACTTTAATGTCTCTCTGCGTGTAAAAGAGTTTGTTGATCAGTATGCAATCAGGCATGAACTCATAAAGAGACTGCACAAACGTTACAGAATAGAGGGGATTGATATTCCCTATCCCGTCAGAACAATTTACATGAAGGACAAAGTTTGA
- a CDS encoding LysM peptidoglycan-binding domain-containing protein has translation MKKGDCLWWTAKYKDVYNDSLMWSIIYEANKDKIKDPNLIYPGQKLNIPRKGYTLEKIKMLRKKAGATKPYSPPKQANLPVD, from the coding sequence GTGAAAAAGGGTGATTGTTTATGGTGGACAGCCAAATATAAAGACGTGTACAATGATTCTTTAATGTGGTCCATTATTTACGAGGCCAACAAAGACAAGATCAAGGATCCTAATCTGATCTATCCGGGACAAAAGCTCAATATCCCGAGAAAGGGGTACACGTTGGAAAAGATTAAAATGCTGAGAAAAAAGGCAGGTGCAACTAAGCCCTATTCACCCCCAAAGCAGGCAAATTTACCGGTAGACTGA